One Solea senegalensis isolate Sse05_10M linkage group LG13, IFAPA_SoseM_1, whole genome shotgun sequence DNA segment encodes these proteins:
- the ponzr2 gene encoding cornifelin homolog B gives MSNSMIIRQPQPVMVIQDSDEWGSGICDCCQDVPECCCAFWCCPCFACKVTDTYGEALCLPLLDIFGMVPPATLAMRVAMRHRYGIAGNLCTDCIYASFCTTCTWCQMSREMRRRNIQVTLVGAKRT, from the exons ATGTCCAACTCGATGATCATCAGGCAGCCTCAGCCTGTGATGGTGATCCAAGACTCTGATGAGTGGGGGTCTGGGATCTGTGACTGCTGCCAAGATGTGCCAGAGT GCTGTTGTGCTTTCTGGTGTTGTCCCTGCTTTGCCTGCAAAGTCACCGACACCTATGGAGAAGCTCTATGCCTTCCCCTGCTGGACATTTTCGGTATGGTACCGCCTGCCACCTTGGCCATGAGGGTGGCCATGCGTCACCGTTATGGCATCGCC GGTAACCTTTGCACGGACTGCATCTACGCCAGCTTCTGCACCACCTGCACCTGGTGTCAGATGTccagagagatgaggagaagaaACATCCAGGTCACTCTGGTCGGCGCCAAAAGAACATGA